Part of the Rhinolophus sinicus isolate RSC01 linkage group LG14, ASM3656204v1, whole genome shotgun sequence genome is shown below.
ttcctttatAAATACATAGGAGATTTAGTGACTTGTTCAAAAATATACCTTTGGAGTCAGTACCCGTACTGGAGGTTAAACTGAGGTGTTGACTTAGCATCCATCGCAATGTTCCATGTAGTTTATTGTATTTGTGAAGTTCCCGTGTTTCTCCATCGGTCATGTTACTGTTCCGCCTCACCATGGCTATGTAGCTTCAGGATTTTCTTATCTCCCGCTAAATGAACCGTGGAGCGTTACAGACAGCTGCATTTGGGGCAGTGGGATGCACCTTGCTGGACCTGTTATTCTTTTGATGAGGAGGggtccccccccaaaaaaaaaaaaggaaagaaagaaaagaaaggcgggaaggagaagagaggagaaagagaaagaagctgcAAGTAAGAAACGACTGTTGGCAGTGTGGTTTCGACACTACCGGAAGGCCCGTCTGTGTCCTGTGTCCTTTTTCCTTACCGTTTTCCAAGTGTAAATTGAGATGATATAGTATTGCTGCCGTCTGATGACGTTTCCGAATTGTGCTTTTTCCCAGAGACCTTTGGAGAAGGCATGGCTTCCAGAGAAGAGGCTCCGGAGAGTACACACAGGGTGCTGAGAATAAGTCAGCTGGATGCGCTCGAACTGAACAAGGCCCTGGAGCAGCTGGTTTGGTCCCAGTTTACTCAGTGCTTCCACGGCTTTAAGCCGGGGCTCTTAGCCTCCTTCGAGCCAGAGCTGAAAGCGTTCTTGTGGCTTTTCTTGTGGAGATTCACCCTTTACTCTAAAAATGCCACCGTGGGACAGTCCGTTTTAAACATTCAGTACAAAAACGATTTCTCCCCGACCCTGAGATACCAGCCGCCAAGTAAAAACCAGAAGCTCTGGTTTGCTGTCTGTACCATTGGTGGGAAGTGGTTAGAAGAACGATGCTACGATCTATTTCGAAACCGTCACTTAGCATCATTCGGAAAAGCCAAACAGTGTGTGACTTTGATGGTTGGGCTTTGGAAGTTAGGTGAGCTGGtgaatttcttgtttttcctccaaAGGGGCAAGTTTGCAACTTTGACCGAACGTCTCCTGGGCATGCGTTCCGTCTTTCGCAAGCCCCAGAGCGTGCGTGAGGTGGGCTTCGAGTACATGAACAGGGAGCTCCTCTGGCACGGTTTTGCCGagttcctcattttcctcttacCTCTCATCAACATCCAGAAGCTGAAGGCCAGGTTGTCTTCCTGGAGCATCCCTCTCACCGGGGCCCCTGACGGCGACAGCGCATCTGCCACCAGCGGCCGGCAGTGTGCTCTGTGCGGGGAGTGGCCCACCATGCCGCACACCATAGGCTGTGAGCACATCTTCTGCTACTACTGTGTTAAGAGCAGCTACTTATTTGACGTGTACTTCACGTGTCCGAAGTGTGGCACAGAGGTCCACAGCGTGCAGCCGCTGAAATCGGGACTGGAGGTATCAGAGGTGAACGCCGTTTAGTGACAGACATGGCTTCCACTGAGGAAAACGGCCTGAGGTTTAGAACTTCTGCATTAGTCATCCTGCGCGTACCGGTTAAGTGTCGTGGATGAGGGCCTGCCCTTCGCGGCCTCTCGCTCCCCTTGCTTGCCCGGCATGACTAAATTTTCTTCACTGGAGTCCACCTGATTCTTAGTATATTCTGTAAAgggtaatgtgtgtgtgttgtttcgTTTGTTTAATTATTGCCTTCAATCTTTCATTTCAAGAATAATGGATGGTTTTGTCAGATGACTGCTAAGAATGGCCTTTGTTTTGCTCCTTGCTGGAAAAAGCGTAGACTCTAAAAGTAAAAGATTTCGGAGACTCTGGGAGGAGtgtgcatttctttattttcagagatGGTGTTATAACATCATAATATGACAATGCTAAGCCCCTGTTGTTTTAAACCTTAGGACCTGAAGGCCCAGTTGTAATTGTAAGCTTTCCCTGAAGCCAGGAGGCAGAGTGATGGCCGTCAGAAACAGAACCCTTACGTCCTACAAGCTCCCTGATCCCACTGGCGTGTCAGCTTCTTGCTTAGTAGTTCAGCGAAGTCCCAGCTCACTGTCGTTGGTCTCCCTGGGATTATGTGCACAGTTCAGAACCAGGATGGAAAAGTGCTCCCTGTTACCTCCAATGGGGGTGACATCCTCGCACGTGTACCACATGAACCTGAAGTAGGAGAGGAGGCCGTTGGCTGCAGGAAACAGCTGCTGCCGTAAGCGCAGTGGGAGGTGGACAGGTACAGACAGTCATTGCCTCCCAGAGTGGACCTGTGTCGTCTTTATACCGAAAGTCTAAGCCGTCTTCACTTTGCCAGCACCTAGCGTGACAAGGACATTAGTAAGGAACTGAATGGTGGTCTCAGAtttgaaaggattaaatataGTTCACATTTTGTTACACCAACAATTTGGTTACAGTGTTACGTTGATAGCAGAACGAATTCTGAGTAGGCGCCCCTAGTGCcataattttaatatgaaaacagCCCTTTACATGTACAAGTATCCTGACTGACAGAATTTCAGTGTTATGAAGGGTTTATTTTTTCCCACCGACCCTGATGGCACTTAGtacaatgtaaatattttaattcttttatttaccgTCGGCTGTCCACTGGGTGATAACCCCATGAGATCAGGGACTGGCTGCTGTGTTCTTCCCTGGAGAACCAGTCTTCTCAGTTCCCAGCACAGATGCTTCGTTCGCCGAAGGACTCGTCCCCACACGGCAGACGGGTCAGCAGGGGTTTGCAGTGCAAGGTGCTCATCAGGGAGCCACACCTGTACGAGTGCAGAGAAGCAGGAATGGCAGGTGGAGTAGCACTCAGGAGCCCTGAGGGCCTGGCCAGCCCAGGGGGCACCCGCTGCCAGTGCTGTCTGCTGGGTTGTCCCGCATGGGGCTCAGGCCTTGACCTGCACCTCAGGTCCCGGGAAGCGGGCTCTGGGGAGGGCGTGCGTCAGGCAGGCAGCTGTGCAGCTGAGGCTGGCCCTGCAGGCGCTGGCAGCTAGAGGCCGTCGGCCCGCCCCACTCCCTGCGCTGGGCCACAAGCCCATCCTTGGAGGAGGAGCTGGTGGCTGTCTTCACATGGGCCAGATGGAATACTGTCCCCCcgttgtttttctttgtagtttccCTTTGTCGTGTTTCTTGCTTGGAAGGGTACTTGGCACACAGCACACTGGCAGTCGGTAGTGTCCTACTTTGAATCGGGGTGTGACTGGCTTGTGCATTCTAGTGCTACCTCAGGACCCCCGCATCCCTTCAGAGACGCAGGCCTGTGGGCCCAGCAGCGTGATGTCCCAGAGTCCCTGCAGTCCCTGCTCTCGTACCCTGCCAGAGACTGGCGTCTGTCCCCAGGCCCCTGTGGCCTCGGGGCTCATGGTTCAGGACAACTGGGGCGTGTTTAGCTGCGTGATAATGTTTCCACTTCAGCCTCGAACCTAGCCATCAGCTATAAGCGTCTCCCCGTGGGGAAATCAGAACTGTAGTAacgtttttcttctctctcccacgcAACTGGTTCTCTAATCAGGCTCGCTACTTGTGTATTTAGTGTATCTGAGTGGCTTCGGGAATCATACCTGAAGCACTAAGTTATCAGTTGAAGCTGACACCGGCGCGTCCTGCTCCCTCACCCCAGTTCCCTGTCTCAGTACTTAGTGATTGTGGGTTCGGGGACAAGTTTGTTTAACTTCTCGGAGATTTAATTTGATCAGCCTGTGAAATGAGCATTCAGTAATGTCTACCTGTTAAGACTGCGATAGGAATTAACTTAAAATCATTCCCTCAGAAATTATTTACTGAGCCCCTGGAGGCATCTTCTGTACTCAGAGATGCtttcatgaataaaacaaaaccctgctCTCACGGGGTTGACATTCTCGGAGGGGCGATAGGCAATAAGCACATGtgtaagaattttaaatgttggaCGTGCTCTGAAGAAGTCCTGGAGAAAACGTCCCAGGCCGAGGGATTGGACACTGACGGGGATGCGGTACTGTATTGTCAGCATGCTCACGGGCGGTCTCCCTGAGCAGTTGACATTTGAAACGAACTGAATGAAATGAGGGAGAAAGCCAAGCAGAGCCGGGGTGCCAGGATAAGGAAG
Proteins encoded:
- the PEX2 gene encoding peroxisome biogenesis factor 2 gives rise to the protein MASREEAPESTHRVLRISQLDALELNKALEQLVWSQFTQCFHGFKPGLLASFEPELKAFLWLFLWRFTLYSKNATVGQSVLNIQYKNDFSPTLRYQPPSKNQKLWFAVCTIGGKWLEERCYDLFRNRHLASFGKAKQCVTLMVGLWKLGELVNFLFFLQRGKFATLTERLLGMRSVFRKPQSVREVGFEYMNRELLWHGFAEFLIFLLPLINIQKLKARLSSWSIPLTGAPDGDSASATSGRQCALCGEWPTMPHTIGCEHIFCYYCVKSSYLFDVYFTCPKCGTEVHSVQPLKSGLEVSEVNAV